The proteins below are encoded in one region of Campylobacter rectus:
- a CDS encoding tetratricopeptide repeat protein, which translates to MKRALFQAISHIVVFALAAAFASGCVMQKKATPAPPKPVTSAEIKHICDGKTPKECNNMGVKFENDKDHERAKLCYQKACDENEGIACSNLGSLHQKLKSKDESEILAIFLKSCKLDNKYGCYNAANFYRLGRGTEHDFAAARRLYEKSCLQLNHAQSCSNLGGMYQFSLGVKTADSKTAKKFYKMGCEMGDEIGCRNLSLVGDE; encoded by the coding sequence TTGAAACGCGCTCTTTTTCAAGCTATCTCGCACATTGTCGTTTTTGCGCTGGCTGCGGCTTTTGCGAGCGGTTGCGTTATGCAAAAAAAGGCGACTCCCGCTCCGCCAAAGCCCGTCACGAGTGCCGAGATAAAGCACATCTGCGACGGCAAAACTCCAAAAGAATGCAATAATATGGGCGTGAAATTTGAAAACGACAAAGATCACGAGCGCGCAAAGCTCTGCTACCAAAAGGCCTGCGACGAGAACGAAGGCATCGCCTGCTCAAATTTAGGTTCGCTGCACCAAAAGCTAAAAAGTAAGGACGAGAGCGAGATTTTGGCGATATTTTTGAAATCCTGCAAGCTTGATAACAAATACGGCTGCTATAATGCGGCTAATTTCTACCGCCTCGGACGCGGCACGGAGCACGATTTCGCCGCAGCGCGCAGGCTTTATGAGAAGTCATGCCTGCAGCTAAATCACGCGCAAAGCTGCTCAAACCTTGGCGGAATGTATCAATTTTCGCTCGGCGTCAAAACTGCCGACTCCAAAACCGCGAAGAAATTTTACAAAATGGGCTGCGAGATGGGCGATGAGATCGGCTGCAGAAACCTCTCGCTCGTGGGCGACGAATAA
- a CDS encoding inorganic phosphate transporter — translation MRNDNLFAFAIFAITAFGFFVWGYQYIPTHHFLLFSIASIFGIFMAFNIGGNDVANSFGTSVGAKTVTIKQALVIAAVFELSGAIFAGGEVTKTIREGIVSFPQEGTEPMLFVLIMMSALLSSGIWLFIASKKGLPISTTHSIVGGIVGAGLAMGFTTMSSSEALAMVSWSEIGRIAVSWVISPLLGGILSYFIYGYIKSKILIPTRKFTLELKMLKRERKAYKERYLQELKTKPESEQIRILSKIAVLDEDDVENGERSEYKLAIKAMKEREKEIDTSKAMRKHIPMVAGIGAIIISSMMLFKGLAHLDLDIGFIGTVWIICVIGIVTYLATLAMINVMKKDNAEKSTNRIFSWFQIFTASSFAFSHGANDIANAVGPFAAILDVLRTGSINATAPVPGVAMVTFGISLVVGLWFLGKEVIATIGSKLAEILPTTGFSAELAASTVILLATKLGIPVSSTHILIGAVLGIGILNRDANWKMVKPIVLAWVITLPIAAGSAALIYMLLKTVLGL, via the coding sequence TTGAGAAACGACAATCTTTTTGCCTTTGCGATCTTCGCTATTACCGCGTTTGGATTTTTCGTTTGGGGCTATCAGTATATCCCGACTCATCACTTTTTGCTTTTTAGTATCGCTAGTATTTTCGGCATCTTTATGGCGTTTAATATCGGAGGTAACGACGTCGCAAACTCCTTTGGCACGAGCGTGGGGGCAAAGACCGTCACGATAAAGCAAGCCCTAGTCATCGCTGCGGTTTTCGAGCTTAGCGGCGCGATATTTGCGGGCGGAGAGGTAACCAAAACCATCCGCGAGGGCATCGTGAGCTTCCCGCAGGAGGGAACCGAGCCGATGCTTTTCGTGCTGATTATGATGTCGGCGCTTTTGAGCTCGGGTATCTGGCTTTTTATCGCGTCTAAAAAAGGCCTGCCTATCTCCACTACTCACTCGATCGTCGGCGGTATCGTTGGCGCCGGACTCGCGATGGGATTTACGACGATGAGCAGCAGCGAGGCCCTAGCTATGGTCTCTTGGAGTGAGATAGGCAGGATCGCCGTAAGCTGGGTCATCTCGCCGTTGCTAGGAGGCATCCTTTCTTACTTCATTTACGGCTACATAAAGTCTAAAATTTTGATCCCGACTCGCAAATTTACCTTAGAGCTAAAGATGCTAAAACGCGAGCGCAAAGCCTATAAAGAGCGCTATTTGCAAGAGCTCAAAACAAAGCCCGAAAGCGAACAAATAAGAATACTAAGCAAGATCGCGGTTCTTGACGAGGATGATGTCGAAAACGGCGAACGCAGCGAATACAAACTCGCCATCAAAGCTATGAAAGAGCGCGAAAAAGAGATCGACACGTCAAAAGCCATGCGTAAGCACATCCCGATGGTAGCCGGCATCGGCGCGATCATCATCTCCTCGATGATGCTGTTTAAGGGGCTGGCTCACCTGGATCTTGACATCGGCTTCATCGGCACGGTCTGGATCATCTGCGTCATCGGCATCGTCACCTACCTAGCCACGCTTGCGATGATAAACGTGATGAAAAAAGACAATGCCGAAAAGAGCACGAACCGCATTTTCTCGTGGTTTCAGATATTTACGGCCTCATCCTTTGCTTTCTCGCACGGCGCCAACGACATCGCAAACGCCGTGGGTCCTTTTGCCGCCATCTTGGACGTATTACGAACAGGCTCGATAAACGCCACCGCCCCGGTGCCCGGCGTCGCGATGGTGACATTTGGCATTTCGTTAGTCGTGGGGCTTTGGTTTCTTGGCAAAGAGGTCATCGCCACTATCGGCAGCAAGCTGGCTGAGATTTTGCCCACCACGGGCTTTAGTGCCGAGCTAGCCGCCAGCACCGTCATCTTGCTGGCAACCAAGCTCGGCATCCCCGTCTCCTCGACGCACATCCTCATCGGCGCGGTGCTTGGCATCGGTATCCTAAACCGCGACGCCAACTGGAAAATGGTCAAACCTATCGTGCTTGCGTGGGTTATCACTCTGCCGATAGCCGCCGGTTCTGCGGCGCTTATTTATATGCTGCTTAAAACGGTGCTCGGTTTATAA